AGCTCCAGGTTGGGGTGGGAACAGAGATGGTCCCCAGGGGGACCCACAGGGCTCCTGGGCCTCGTGTTCACCTCTGCCCGCCGTGGGGGCCTGCCCGCCCTCAGGAGCCCAGATGCCCCATCCCAGCGGGGTCTGGGCCCAGTCCAGGCCCCTAGGGCCTGCTTGCCTCGCCCTGCCCTTGCCCTGGGTGGGACCTGCCCTTCCCGGGCCCGTCTCTTGGCTGGACTGCAAGTATTCGGAGGGCAGGCCTGGCGGCCCATCCCCTTGTGCCCACGCACCCAGCCCCGCTCCGGGGCGCTGTTGAGCCTGCTTCTGTTGTCTGCCCGCTTCTCTGACTCTGGGCTCCAGCCTCGCCCTCTGTCCTCTGGCCCTCTGGCCCTCTGGCCTGTCGCTGCCTGCTGCCTCTGCCCCACACTTGGCCTTCCTCTtggcctctctgcctcttttttcgcatctgtgtgtctgtccccttctcccacccccctctGTGTCTGCCTCACCCACGCCTCCTCCCTCGTTAGTGAGCAGGCTGCTTGAGGCCGCCTGACTGTGGGGGTGACAGGTGGATTGGAttgtcaccccctcccccagcgccTGCTGCTTATTTCATGCCCTGCAGCCCAGCCACGGGGAAGGGGCGGGAGGAGGGATGACAGCTGTCTCCAGCgcctcctgccttcccttccaGTCCACAGCCTGCAGCCTGGAGCAGCCTGGGAGGAAGGGTTGGAGGGCCCGCCTAATGAGAGCTGCCTTCCTTGCCGTGCGAAGCCCAGTGCTCTGTGATGGGAGGCCGCTCgctcagcctctctgggcctctgctccaTTTTGACCTGCACCGGTACGGCAGCTCTGGAGGCAGGCAgataggggccaagggcaggcagaTGTGGGCGGGAGGCTATGGGGGACgcgaggaggcaggagaggggctggaggctggCTGCTGGAAGGTACTTCTGGGCTCCCCAGGAAGGCCAGCCCTGCCACGGCTGCCCTGACCGCTCCCCCCAACTCTCCCCACTGGCCCCAGGCCACCCTCACACAGGAACTGAGATAGCATCATTCTGAAACCCGAGAATGGCTTGAACATTGCTCAGGTACCAAGAGGTGTTAAAttgggggaggcaggggcctgttttttctcccttgccccttccagaCTGAGACCCCCTTTGGGGTGCGTTTTGCATATTGTTTGCACCTCGTTTGCATGTGGATACAACCCTCTGGCTTCCCATTGGGTCTGGATCCCGCCTTGGGCTTGGGCCTGGACGAATGTCTGTCTGTGGGGTCCTTCTGGATTTCCCACCATCTCTGGTTCCCTTAGCCCCTCCTTCTTGTCTGGGGTGTTGTCAGATGAGCTCCTGCCCTGCGTCCCTCTCTGTTCTCCATTTGCTAAGGCTTCTCTGCAGCCACCCTTCCCCAAAGAAGGTGGGTCTGTGCCTGCCTCCCCAGGGCTCAGCCCAGCTGCCATCCTCCCCCTCTGCTCTTTCTGTCctcgctccccacccccaggaggccCACCCTGCCCAGCTCGGTCCTGCCAGCACTGCCTCGAGTGGGAGAAGCAGAAGCCGCAGCGGCCGGAGCCTTCCAAGGGCTGCTTTTGGTGACCCAGATGCTGCCAGCCTGAGGAGTCCTAGCTGTGGCCTGAGGTCAGGCGGGCCCTGGGGCCACTGGAGCCGGAAAGCCATCCTGGCCAACCCCTTGTCCTCTTGGCGTCTTGCTAAGCCCCCTCAAGCTCTGGGCTCCAGGAGAAACAGCCAAGAGCCAGGTCTGGGAGGGCTTCGTAGAGGAGAAggccagagaggagaagaggaatgGGGGCAGGCCGGGCCAGGGAGAAAAGGTACACATCTGGAGAACAGATGCCCAGGCCTCTGGCTCctggcagttggtgaggtaatcaGGCAGAGGGCTCATTAAGGAGGTCCAGGTGTTCATTAGGCTCTTCCTAATTGAGTAGGAGGGAAGCGGGACAGGATGGGCCTCCGTACCTCGGGAAGGGTCTGTATAGGGTCCTTTGTGCCCACCCAGGCCCCAGCGCCCTTCTTCCAAAGTGTGTGCCCAGTTCCTCCCCTCGCCCCAGGGCTTTCAGACTGCGGCAGCATAGAAGGGATAGAAAGGATGGAAGGGGAAAGACATTATTACAGACAGCCTGCTCTGTAGGAGGGCTCCTGGTTGGATAGGAGGAAGGACTGCCGATTCAGGGGCATCTCGTGCTCTGGCAGGTGTTGTTGGCACAGAGGTAGGGGCGGCAGTGGGCACGGGGCCCTGGGGACATGGGCGGTTGGTTATAGAGGTGCTTGGGGTACCTTGGCAGAGACCGGGGATGGATGGAGCCTGGTCTGTTCATCCCTGACTCCCCTCTGCCGGAGGACGCTCAGGGGGTCTCTGGCTTCCCTGTCTTCTCAGCCCTGATCCCTCTCACATCCCAGCTCCCCCAGCatgaagcgggggtgggggggtggtgtagGAGATCAGCCAGGGAGCTGGTTGCCAGGCGACAGTTGCCTAAGCAACCCCATCCATGTGCTCAGGGCTGCTTCTTAGAAGACTTCAGAGTCTCACCCTCTGCACCAGCCGGAGGGCCGGGAGAGTTGAGGCCTGGAGAGGCCGGCGTGGTTGGAGGGTAGACGGTATCCAAACGTACGAGTTCGGGGCGGTTGGGGGAAGAAGGGTTCTGCCCCCACggaggacagagggaaaggaGCTGGTCCCGCAATAGGACTGACCGAAGTTAGACCACGAGGAGCACTTCTCACAGGGTCACAGCAGTGACAGAATCTGCCCTTTCAGCAGACATTTCCTGAGCTGCCCCTTCCAGGGGTGGAGTAGTGGAAAGGACAGATGTGGGTCCTGCCCTCACGAAGCCCCAGCAACTTGGGAGCCAGGCATGAAACGGAAGCGCAGACTTGGACTAACGGACGGTCGTGACGAGCGCTAGAAGGGAAGGAACAGGGCGCCCCGAGGACCACAGGAACAAGGTCAGGCTGCAGGGGGTCGTGGGAGCAAACACAGGGTTCTCTCTCCActtggaggaggaggcagaattgGCCATAAGCTGATGGAGGCCGCGTCTCCGCGAGAACCTGCTTACGCACAAaagggggtgagagggagacgGGAACAGgggtgctggagggaaggtgggtgctCTGAGCCACAAGGGCAGCAGTGACAGCATTAACCAGTCTAGATTGGGGTTTTCATGGCCAGGCCCCAGAATCTAGTTGAAAAAGCCGTCGTCTTCGCCCCCTTGTCCTCCGcgttccctccccaccctcctgccaAGCTCGGGTCGCCGGCTCCGGAAGACACAGCCTTGGGGTCGCACGGGGAAGCGGCCTAGCCGTAACCCTGGGGCAGGGGCCTTTGAGGTGGGGCTTTGGCTGAGACGGGCATCAGAGGCGAAGAATGGGGTGTCTGTTGGGCCCCCTGGGCCGTGTGGGTGTTGTCCAAGGGGGGCAAGAAGGGGGGCAGTAGGAGGCCCAGGGCCCGGGGAGCACCTTGAGggcaaggaagagaggaagaggttCTGGGATCCTTCTCTGGGGCGAGAGGGGGGGCGGGAGCCCTCTAGCTGTTTCCCGAAGGTCTCAGGACAGAGCAGAAACGCTCTTTGAGGCTGGGCTGGAGAAGGATGGGAAGAGGCATCCCTGGCTCCTCCCAAGTCCTCcgaccccctccttccctgccctccgtggCCGAGATGCCGGCAAGGGTGAACTTTGGTTTCTGCTCTGGCACCTTGGGGGCCACGGTTGAGAGGGGCTGGCAAGGCTCCAGGAAAACTCAGCAGCCATTGGaaatgggggttggggagggggttcCTAAGTAACAGGCATGTCTATCACCTCTGCCCAGGCCGGGGGGGAATTGAGAACCCACCTCCCTGGACTCTGCAGTGGGGTCTCTGCCTGGGGCTCTATGGGGGGGAATCTCTGGAGGGGAGGCCTGGATTCCTAAGACCTAATCAGAGTGGCCTCAGGACGCACGGGCCTTGTGCTCACTGCCCGCTTGCTCCGCCCCCAGTTCTCCTGGAATCACAGAGCTGAAGGGGTCCAGGGGTCGTCAGctgcctccaccccacccagggCCCTTCCAGGCCCCAAGGGCTCACCCAGCCTGTTAGGGCACCAGCCTCTCCCACACCTGAGAGCGCGTACCTTTTCTGGGTCAGGCTGGGTTTCCATCCCCGCGCCCCCTCCCGTTCTGGAAGGGCTCCGTGTCCCGTCCTCCGTCCTGGCTGTGGAACTGGGACTCCTCACCCGTGGGCCATGACTGGTTTATGGGTGTGTGAGATGGGGCGCCCTCTTCCCGGTGCCTGCCCCGGCCTCCTCCATGCACACCCGCGGCTGTGAACCTGGGTTCTAGACGTGGCCCGCTCCTCCAGAGCAGGACTCGGCACACTGTGATCTCTGGGCCCTATCTGACCCGTGCCTGTTGTTATAAATCTGGTTTTGCTGGAGCTCAGCCACGCTTATTTGTTTATGTGTCGTCTGCTGCTGCTTTCCCGCCACAATGGCGGTCAAGTAGTTACAACAGAGCCATGTGGCCTGTGAGGCCTGAAGTAGTTGTTATCTGTCcgtttacagaaaaagtttgcagacCTCTGCTCTAGATTGGGGGGCGGTGGTCACGTATTGACTCATTTTAAGCAGCAGAACCCTTTCTTCTAACGAAACTTGTAGGCCGAGGCCCACCGAGTAGTGGCGATGGGTGTGGAGCAACCCCTGGCGGAGGGGAGACAGCCCTCCCAGCCGCCCCAGCCCCGTCGGGGACTCCAGGCTCCGGGGTTCCGTGAGGCTGGTGCGAGGACCAGCGCTCTAGCCCAGCTCTGCTGTGTTCCGGACCGGGGGCCCCAGAGCCCTGCCGTCTCGGCAGGTGCACCGTGGTAGCCGCTCACGGCCTCAGTAGGTGCCCTCTGCCCACCGGGCTCCAGGACTGCAAGTGCCGTTCTAGGCCAGAGGGGCAGCCGGCGAACCCCGATGTCTCTATTCTGGGCAGGgtctggggagaggaaggggtgcAGGGCGTCCTCCAAGACCCAGAGCCCTGGATACCGGCTCTGAGTGATCTCGAACCGGAGCGCGGCAGGGCTGGTGTGGACAGAGCCTGGAGCGGAGCCTGGGTCCTGGGTGCGAGTTCCAGCTGGTACCTGGCTGCGGCAAGCCGTCGTCCCCTCAGGACATCACCATTTCCTCATTCTGAGGATGGGGCTGGGCGCTGCCCAGCCTCCCCCGGGGGTGCTGTGAGCCTGGCCTGCGCGCCTGTGTGCTGGCACTCGCCGGGCTGACAGCCGTCTCCTGGCCCTCCTCTCCCAGGAGGCTGTGCAGAAGGTGTCCTGCAGACCATGAACTGAGCCCTGGTCCCAGGCCGTTCATGAGCACAGTGTAAGGCGTGCCGAGACCCGCCACCCAGcgatcccctcccctccctagcACTGAGGATCCCCGGAGAAGATGGGGAGGAAAAAGATTCAGATCCAGCGAATCACTGATGAGCGGAACCGACAGGTGAGGAGGTCTTGGAGCCACGTAGAgtggggtgaggagggcagggagctggcctCTGCCTCCACTCCTTCCCTCCAGTCcaagagggcttcctggaggagggggcctcTGGAGGCTATCATGGAAGGGGAAGGACTGAGTTGGGAGGAGAGGAGCCCCCACCTCCCGCAGCTCTTGGAACCCTGTGTCTCAGAACTCTGAGGCTCCTCTGTTGCTGCAAGCACGTGGACCTGtgccccccactgcccacccagGAGCCATACCCGAGCTTCAGGCCATCCCTGGGCACACCCCCCTTTCCCCAAGAGGAATTGTTCCCCTCCTCCTACTCCAGGGGAGGAGCTGGGAAGctctctgttctccttccctGACCTCCTTATAGCCCCCAGCACAGAGGTGTGGCGTTCTGTGCGTCCACACCCCCTCCCTTCGGCTCTCCGTCTCGGCCCTGTGTTGGCAGAGAGGCGCTGGCCTGTTTCTTCCCCggggccaggggctcctgggcgggCTTTGACTGAGCCAGACctggccacccccctccccgccacccgcAGGTGACGTTCACCAAGCGCAAGTTCGGGCTGATGAAGAAGGCGTACGAGCTGAGCGTGCTCTGTGACTGCGAGATCGCGCTCATCATCTTCAACCACTCCAACAAGCTGTTCCAGTATGCCAGCACCGACATGGACAAGGTGCTGCTCAAGTACACGGAGTACAACGAGCCGCACGAGAGCCGCACCAACGCCGACATCATCGAGGTGGGCCCGAGCGCGCGCGCCTGCCCCGCCCCTGGCGGCCCCTCGCCCGTGGGACCCGCGTCCTCTCTCGCGCTCGCTCGAGCCCGGAACGGGGGAGGCGGGCGGGACCGGGATGGCGAGGTCCGGTGGGGGCCGCCCGCTCGGCCTCTCCGAGTTCACGCTCAActcgttgggctctgctctggcttctcgggctcgctcgctcgctctctcctgCTCCGTCTTTTGGGCTGCTCCTGCTTCCCACTCTTCTGcctttgtctccctccttgtttCTGTCTCCCCTGCTCCGCCGCGGCCCCTCTGTGGGTCCCTGTGGCGCAATTTTCCGTTTCACAAAGAGCCAGTGTTGCGAGCCGTCCAAGGACACGGGCTCTGGGATCCAGCTGTGGCCCTGACCGGCCACACGGCCTTGGGTGGGTCAGCCTCCCAGGGCCTCGGAGCCTGCCACGCTCAGGTGCCCTCCCAGGGCACAGAACTGCCAGTGAAGAGGTGCCCGGAAGCCACGGGCTTGCCTTCCCCGAGAGGGACTTTAATTCCGAGATGGGGAGGAAATTGCCTTAGTTTTCTGTTCGAGAAAACAGGTTTGGTCTAGGATGGAACATTTACACTCGCTATTGACTTTAAAGACAAACCACATCTGTGAAGATGTTCTGACAGGAAGGCGGCAGCCCTGGGGTCTACTCCAGGCCTACCGGGCGTGCCCCGACCTCGTGTGGGCATGTGCGAGGAGCCCCCGGCCTCTGGGCAAGGACGGCACTCGGGCGTCGCATCGTAGGGGCTCAAGAGACGCTGCTTTCCTCCTggcctttctccccctccttcctctgcctccgtctccctctctgcttctctcccagaGCCCAGGGGCCACGCGGGGCACCACCAGCCCTGGctgccgtcccccccccccccccccgtggcgcTTCCTTagggcccctccccacctgccacccTGGAGGGAGGGGTCTGTGCCAAGTGCATGCCGCATTCTGGGGTAGGGCCCCCCCCCCAGCACGCGttcacaccccccaccccggggtggGGTTggctaccccccctccccccagctgacACAGTGGTGCGCTTGCAGACCCTGAGGAAGAAGGGCTTCAACGGCTgtgacagcccggagcccgacgggGAGGACTCGCTGGAGCAGAGCCCCCTGCTGGAGGACAAGTACCGACGCGCCAGCGAGGAGCTGGACGGGCTCTTCCGGCGCTACGGGGTGAGCCCCACTCACTGTCTCCCTGTCGGCCCCTCCGGCCCCCCCCCAGGCGCTGCACAAGAAACACAGGGAATGTGAGAGCCCTGAGGTGGACGAGGTGTTTGCCCTGACCCCCCAGACGGAGGAGAAGTATAAAAAGATAGACGAGGAGTTTGATAAAATGATGCAGAGTTATAGACTGGCCGTGAGTAGTCGCGTGGAGGAACGCCTGCCCGTGCTGCATGGTGTGGCTTCGCGCCGGCCCTCGGCTGCCCCCGACGGACGCCCGCCCTGCGCCGTGGGGGGCGCCGGTCGCCCCCGAGCAGCCGCTGACCTTGCTTGTGAAAACCCCGTGACCCTTGCCGAGACGCGCGTCGTGTCGGACgcagcacaagcgggagaggccTGGAGCGTCCCTCTCCCCGGCGAGGCGTGTGTAGATGACGTGAGGGCTTCAGCCGACAGGAAGTAGGGACCGCGCTCCTTGTCCACGGCGCCGGAGGGCAGGGACCCTGTCGGGCCAGCGCCGACACCCCCTCCAAGTAGGGAGGGCGGCGAGTGGGGTGCCGGGAGACGACAAGGGACGTGGTGGCCTGGCCGGTGGTAGCGGGCCCTTCCCAGCTGTGCGGGTGCGTTCGGGGCTGTACTCAGGGCCTCTAACCTGCTCCCTGTGTGTCCCGCCTGGCTGAGGACTAACCACCTCCTCTGGGGGCCTCGGGGCGTCCCTGGGCCTGTCTGTGGTGAGCGTGGCTCCACCCCACGGCACCCCGCCCGCGTACTTCCTCTGAGAGGGCCCAGGGCAGAGAGGTCGAGCTGCTGGCCCTCGGACACACAGCCCAGAGACAAGAGGAAGCCTTGCCTGCCCCCCTCAGGCAGAGTGGGTCGGGGCAAGGGGTCACCTGGCCTGACCCTGCCTCTCCGTTTTGTGTCTAGTCAGCCGTGCCGGCCCCCAACTTTGCTATGCCCGTCACGGTGCCCGTGTCCAACCAGAGCTCACTGCAGTTCAGCAATCCCAGCGGCTCTTTGGTCACCCCCTCCCTGGTGACGTCATCCCTCACGGACCCCCGGCTCCTGTCCCCCCAGCAGCCAGCGCTGCAGAGGAACAGCGTGTCTCCGGGCCTGCCCCAGCGGCCGGCCAGTGCAGGTGAGGTGGGACCGAGCCGTGCCGGGGACCTCGGGATTCCGTCTTCAGCACTGGGTATTTCCCTGCAGCCAGTGCAGCATTCTGCCGTTTGTGTGGCTCCTCCCGCCGCGGGGTCCCTCGGGACATACCGTGGAAGGGGGCGTCCTGCCGACTCATCACGGTTCTGCTTGTCCCCCAGGGGCCATGCTGGGGGGAGACCTCACCAGTGCTAACGGAGCCTGCCCCAGCCCTGTCGGTGAGTGCAGCTGCCTGCCTGCTCGCGGCCTCGCGGGCCCCGGGACCAAGAGGGACCCCCGTTAGATGAGAGGAAGATGCCGGGGCCTGAGTTGGATGGGTCTCTTTTGTCCGTAGCAGTGACTGGTGTGGACGATCATCAGAGACGTAGGCCCAGGGCGTTCTGGGCAAAGTGGGGGAATGAACCAACATTTCTAGTTGGATGAGAAGATCCAAGTCCTTTCAGTtgagtgggggcacctgggtgggatCTGGAGCGTATGGTGCTGCCGATGGACTCCCACCCAGACCCCCGGCAGCCGACAGCCTCTCCCGCCCTGTGCTGTTGTCCGACTGGTGATTGTGACTTCGAATGTCACCATTGACGTCACCCTGACATTCTTGCCATTCCCAGAGTGATCCGGGAATTGGGATGAAGGCAGCCCCCACACTTCCAGGGGAACAGTGTGCTCTCAGGGGACAGAGCAAGGTGACATGTCTGACTGTGGTCATCgccacttctctgggccttaggATCCTCCAGCTGAGCCCCAGGCACCACATAAACACCTTGGTGGCAGTGATTGTGTGTTGGGGTCAGAGGCGGGGATGGCGACTTCCTTTTCCTCTcgaggagagggccagagaagcAGCTGCAGACTCCCGGGCACTCCCGGTGGTCCTTGCAGGCGCCCAGGCCCAGCGTGTGGGGTGCGGGTGCGAGCCCTGGCTTGGCCTCCGCCCGGCCGTGCTGCCCCGGGCCAGTCCTCACACCTCTGGCAACCAGGCCTCGAGTCTGGTCTTTCGTGAATAGGGCTGATGGGCCACGTCCGGTCTGCCTCGCACGGCGggcgtgaggattaaatgagatcatgtgcaCGTGAAAGTCCCGTGCGGTGTCGAGCGTGGGGCAGACGGAAGAGGTAGTTATTATGCCTGTTGTTGCCACCGTAATTGTGGTGGTGGCTGTGTCGTCCGTTCCCCATTACCAGTGACGCCACCGCCGCCAGTGATGGCTCGTGTGCCCCAGAGCCGCGGGCGTGTTGTCACGCACTCACCCAAGTCGCCGCACCGTCTCCTGGCCAGAGGCGCCGCCGTCTTGCCTCGATTTGCCTCGGGGGCCGGGATCCTCACTGAGGGCAGCTCCGGGCTGCCCGCCCCTTCTCCAGCTGGGGCCACCGTGAGCCAGTCGGGGCAGGTGGGGGGATTGGCAGGACTTCCCTTCTGAGACCAATGAGACCAAGcggagggaaggtgggaagggCTGGCCGCAGGGCGTGGCCGCTCCTTCCTACCGGCCTTAGGGCCTTAGGGCTCCGACCGCGAGCTCCATCGCACATCACTTAGAGGCAGAGGAACGAGCCCGGCGATGCCGGAGTCAGGGCGGTTTTAGGGGAAAACCGAGAGCTCGGCACCCACCGGCAGCCTGAGCGTGGAGTCCTGGTGCGGGGGGAGTTAGCAGGGCTGAGGGCTGGGTCCGCATCTCTCCTTTTACCCccgtctctttctctcagggAATGGCTACGTCAGTGCCCGGGCTTCCCCCGGCCTCCTCCCTGTGGCCAACGGCAACAGTCTAAACAAGGGCATCCCTGCCAAGTCTCCGCCCCCGCCCGCCCACAGCGCCCAGCTCGGAGCCCCCAGCCGCAAGCCCGACCTGAGGGTCATCACTTCCCAGGGAGGAAAGGGCTTGATGCATCACCTGGTGAGTGGGTGTCTGCACCGAGGGgtaggggctggggaagggggaagagccTGAGGCTAGCCAGCAGGCGGGACCTCCGGAGAGAGACTGTAGAGGCTAGAGGCGGGACTTCTCCTGAGCTTTCTCTCCGAGGGCCCTGCAAGAGGTTGGAATGTGCAAGTGCCACCCACAAGGGCAGTAAGAAGGgacaggaggtgggagagaaggaagggagggatttGACATCCCCGTGGAAGCATGACTGGATTGTGAAGGTTTCGTACCTGGTGGTCGCTGGGATATAGCGTTTTCTGGAGTCCGAGGCTGGAGAGCCGTCCCGCTCCTGTGTGAAGAGGTAGATGGGGTGGCCGTGGGGAcaggg
This genomic interval from Prionailurus viverrinus isolate Anna chromosome F1, UM_Priviv_1.0, whole genome shotgun sequence contains the following:
- the MEF2D gene encoding myocyte-specific enhancer factor 2D isoform X1, whose amino-acid sequence is MGRKKIQIQRITDERNRQVTFTKRKFGLMKKAYELSVLCDCEIALIIFNHSNKLFQYASTDMDKVLLKYTEYNEPHESRTNADIIETLRKKGFNGCDSPEPDGEDSLEQSPLLEDKYRRASEELDGLFRRYGSAVPAPNFAMPVTVPVSNQSSLQFSNPSGSLVTPSLVTSSLTDPRLLSPQQPALQRNSVSPGLPQRPASAGAMLGGDLTSANGACPSPVGNGYVSARASPGLLPVANGNSLNKGIPAKSPPPPAHSAQLGAPSRKPDLRVITSQGGKGLMHHLTEDHLDLNNAQRLGASQSTHSLTTPVVSVATPSLLSQGLPFSSMPTAYNTDYQLTSAELSSLPAFSSPGGLSLSSVTAWPQPQQPQPPQPQPPQPPQQPQPPQPPQQPQQPQQPPQAQPHLVPVSLSSLIPGSPLPHVGAALTVTTHPHISIKSEPVSPSRERSPAPPPPAVFPATRPEPGDGLSSPAGGSYETGDRDDGRGDFGPTLGLLRPAPEPEADGSAVKRMRLDTWTLK
- the MEF2D gene encoding myocyte-specific enhancer factor 2D isoform X2; the protein is MGRKKIQIQRITDERNRQVTFTKRKFGLMKKAYELSVLCDCEIALIIFNHSNKLFQYASTDMDKVLLKYTEYNEPHESRTNADIIETLRKKGFNGCDSPEPDGEDSLEQSPLLEDKYRRASEELDGLFRRYGSAVPAPNFAMPVTVPVSNQSSLQFSNPSGSLVTPSLVTSSLTDPRLLSPQQPALQRNSVSPGLPQRPASAGAMLGGDLTSANGACPSPVGNGYVSARASPGLLPVANGNSLNKGIPAKSPPPPAHSAQLGAPSRKPDLRVITSQGGKGLMHHLNNAQRLGASQSTHSLTTPVVSVATPSLLSQGLPFSSMPTAYNTDYQLTSAELSSLPAFSSPGGLSLSSVTAWPQPQQPQPPQPQPPQPPQQPQPPQPPQQPQQPQQPPQAQPHLVPVSLSSLIPGSPLPHVGAALTVTTHPHISIKSEPVSPSRERSPAPPPPAVFPATRPEPGDGLSSPAGGSYETGDRDDGRGDFGPTLGLLRPAPEPEADGSAVKRMRLDTWTLK